From the genome of Panulirus ornatus isolate Po-2019 chromosome 19, ASM3632096v1, whole genome shotgun sequence, one region includes:
- the LOC139755479 gene encoding uncharacterized protein — MRAYCQKGFFWKNSLVRLMTTNTKGNPYECSQCRKCFVLKSTLVRHMTTHTGEKPYDCSHCQKSFPRKRYLAQHMITHSGEKPYECFYCQKSFPRKSYLVKHMITHSEEKPYECSYCQKSFPRKSNLVQHMDTHTGEKPYECSHCQRSFSRNSSLVMHMTTHTGEKLYKCSQCQKSFSRRSFLMNHMTVHTREKRYECSQCQKSFRWRKYLAQHMITHTGEKRYECSECQKCFLWKNSFVRHMTTHTGEKPYECYHCQKCFPLKGFLVKHMITHTTEKPYECSQCQKSFPRKSYLLQHMTTHTGEKPFECFHCQKRFLRKGYLVKHMVTHSGEKPFKCTLCQNSFPRKKSLVEHMNAHTGERPYECSHCQKSFSRNSSFIVHMKTHTGEKPHECAQCQKSFSRRASLVRHMITHRIKTI; from the coding sequence ATGAGGGCTTACTGCCAAAAGGGCTTTTTCTGGAAGAACTCTTTAGTACGACTCATGACTACTAATACAAAAGGGAATCCATATGAATGCTCACAGTGCCGAAAGTGCTTTGTTTTGAAGAGCACTTTAGTACGACACATGActactcatacaggagagaaaccatatgattgCTCGCACTGCCAAAAGAGCTTTCCACGTAAGAGGTATCTAGCGCAGCACATGATTACTCATtcaggagaaaagccatatgaatgcTTCTACTGCCAAAAGAGCTTTCCTCGGAAAAGTTACTTAGTAAAGCACATGATTACTCATTCAGAAGAGAAGCCTTATGAATGCTCTTACTGCCAAAAGAGCTTTCCCCGGAAGAGTAATTTAGTACAGCACATGGATacacatacaggagagaagccatatgaatgctcGCACTGCCAAAGGAGTTTTTCGCGGAACAGTTCATTAGTGATGCACATGAcaactcatacaggagagaagctatATAAATGCTCACAGTGTCAAAAGAGTTTCTCCCGGAGGTCGTTTTTAATGAACcatatgactgttcatacaagagagaaacgatatgaatgttcacagtgtcagAAGAGCTTTCGTTGGAGGAAATATTTAGCACAACACATGAttactcatacaggagagaagcgaTATGAATGCTCGGAGTGTCAAAAGTGCTTTCTTTGGAAGAACTCTTTCGTACGGCACATGactactcacacaggagagaagccatatgaatgctaTCACTGCCAAAAATGCTTTCCTTTGAAAGGTTTTTTAGTAAAACATATGATTACGCATACAacagagaagccatatgaatgctcTCAGTGCCAAAAGAGCTTTCCTCGGAAGAGTTATTTATTACAGCACATGACAACCCATACGGGAGAGAAGCCCTTTGAATGCTTTCACTGCCAGAAGAGATTTCTTCGGAAGGGCTATTTAGTTAAGCACATGGTTACTCATTCAGGAGAAAAGCCGTTTAAGTGCACACTCTGTCAAAATAGTTTTCCTAGAAAGAAATCGTTAGTAGAGCACATGAATGCTCATACAGGAGAGAGGCCGTATGAATGCTCACACTGCCAAAAGAGTTTTTCACGGAACAGTTCGTTCATAGTGCATATGAaaactcatacaggagagaagccacacgAATGCGCGCAATGCCAGAAAAGCTTTTCCCGGAGGGCTTCCTTAGTAAGGCACATGATTACTCACAGGATAAAGACCATATGA